A genome region from Microtus ochrogaster isolate Prairie Vole_2 chromosome 1, MicOch1.0, whole genome shotgun sequence includes the following:
- the Apopt1 gene encoding apoptogenic protein 1, mitochondrial, with the protein MAALRRGSEAIRLHLCRSFSGGVGRLARERGTERRDAASSRVSRFCPPRQSCHDWIGPPDKHSNLRPVHFHIPENESPLEQRLRELRQETQEWNQQFWANQNLTFNKEKEEFIYSRLQAKGSGLRTKSGQRTALDAEEMADFYKEFLSKNFQKHMRYNRDWYKRNFAITFFMGKVALEKMWNKLRQKPKKMST; encoded by the exons CTTGCGGCGCGGAAGCGAAGCGATTCGCCTGCATCTCTGCCGTTCTTTCTCCGGCGGCGTTGGTCGGCTGGCCCGTGAACGCGGGACGGAGCGCAGGGATGCTGCGTCCAGCCGG GTCTCAAGATTCTGCCCTCCAAGACAGTCTTGCCATGATTGGATAGGACCTCCAGATAAACACTCAAACCTTCGTCCGGTTCATTTTCATATTCCTGAAAATGAGTCCCCCTTGGAACAAAGGCTTAGAGAATTGAGACAAGAAACACAAGAATGGAATCAGCAGTTCTGGGCGAACCAGAACTTGACCTTTAATAAG gaaaaagaagaattCATTTATTCAAGACTTCAAGCTAAAGGCTCAGGCCTGCGAACCAAGTCAG GCCAAAGAACAGCGTTGGACGCAGAGGAAATGGCTGACTTTTATAAGGAGTTTCTGAGTAAGAATTTCCAGAAGCACATGCGTTACAACCG agACTGGTACAAGCGTAATTTTGCCATCACGTTCTTCATGGGGAAAGTGGccctggagaagatgtggaacaAGCTGAGACAGAAGCCAAAGAAGATGAGCACTTAG